The nucleotide sequence ACATGGTACGTGATATACCGTCTATATATGGTGATatatgacatcttatagtcaaCTACTTAATCAACATGGTACGTGATATACCGTCTTTATATGGTGATATATGATATCTTATAGCCAACTACCTAATCAAAATGGTACGTGATATACCGTCTATATATGGTGATatatgacatcttatagtcaaCTACCTAATCAACATGGTACGTGATATACCGTCTATATATGGTGATatatgacatcttatagtcaaCTACCTAATCAACATGGTACGTGATATACCGTCTATATATGGTGATatatgacatcttatagtcaaCTACCTAATCAACATGGTACGTGATATACCGTCTATATATGGTGATATATGATATCTTATAGTCAACTACCTAATCAACATGGTACGTGATATACCGTCTATATATGGTGATatatgacatcttatagtcaaCTACCTAATCAACATGGTACGTGATATACCGTCTATATATGGTGATatatgacatcttatagtcaaCTACCTAATCAACATGGTACGTGATATACCGTCTATATATGGTGATATATGAAATCTTATAGCCAACTACCTAATCAACATGGTACATGATATACCGTCTATATATGGTGATatatgacatcttatagtcaaCTACCTAATCAACATGGTACGTGATATACCGTCTATATATGGTGATATATGAAATCTTATAGTCAACTACCAAATCAACATGGTACATGATATACCGTCTATATATGGTGATATATGACATCTTATAGCCAACTACTTAATCAACATGGTACATGATATACCGTCTATATATGGTGATatatgacatcttatagtcaaCTACCAAATCAACATGGTACGTGATATACCGTCTATATATGGTGATATATGAAATCTTATAGCCAACTACCTAATCAACATGGTACATGATATACCGTCTATATATGGTGATatatgacatcttatagtcaaCTACCTAATCAACATGGTACGTGATATACCGTCTATATATGGTGATATATGCTATCTTATAGCCAACTACCTAATCAACATGGTACGTGATATACCGTCTATATATGGTGATATATGATATCTTATAGCCAACTACTTAATCAGCACGGTACGTGATATACCGTCTATAAATGGTGATATATGATATCTTATAGTCAATTACCTTATCAGCATGGTACGTGATATACCGTCTTTATATGgtgatatatgatatattatagtCAACTACCTAATCAACATGGTACGTGATGTACCGTCTATATATGGTGATATATGACATTTTATAGTCAACTACCTTGTCAACATGATACGTGATATACCGTCTTTAAATGGTCATATTTGACTCATTGACAGCCAACTACCTAATCAAAATAGTACGTGATATACCGTCTATTAATGTGATATTTGACTTCGTATTGTCAACTTCATATTAAACATGGTACGTGATATACCGTCTATCAATGGTTGAATATGGCACCTTACTTCTTATATACCGTCTTTGAACGATGGAATATGACACCTTACAACAAACACGGTATACCGTCATTAAATGGTAAAATatggtttatttaaataaatataatattaaggcAAACTATGGTTCATACCTGTACAATACCGATTGCATTCTCAGCATAGTACGAATTTAGTACATACTTAATATAACTGGTAAAACCTTTAACTGAAGTAGCGCCATACTTGCGACATAGATATTATTAGGACATTCAGTCAGTTTGCTATGAACTGTGTATTAGTATCATTGAAATAAAACGGTTAACCCCATAGATGTATTACTTAAATACACAAACCTCAATGTTTTGTGTCGTATGTTTTATAATGCAAGTGTTTccttttcatttttataatatctGACGCGTTAAAATACCAGGGAAAAAACGTTCTTTAATTTATATGCGTCCATATATCTATTTCAGCCGACCCTAGGTTACAAAGAGAAGCAACCTCAAGAAGCAGCCAAGGAAAAGAAAGAAGATGAAGTGGAAGAGGTAAGGTTGTCCAAACCTACTTTTGTTATTATGTATATGCACAATAACTCAGAATATGTAttcaattttgtttgtattcttttCGATTCAATCTCatcgaaaaaaaatcataatagtaCAATAACAATAGTACGTGTTAAAATTGACATGCTAGTGCAATACGTATACTGATATGTTgtatcaaaaaaataaaacaaaagaaatattGCTAATAATCGCCAAAGCATGTTTCCAACATTTACTCCTGCCACCATATCAGatctgatttttttcttttggaTGATGATGCACACTGTATATTAACCTATTATAATGCCACTGTTCGTACTAATAGAATCTTCAAGGATCATGCCCCGGCATAAAACGCCTATGTTATATAAATGCTTACTTATACATTCATCATCAATGCCACCTTGTGTGTGTTAACGACATCAAGTTATATCATATTAATTAGAGTTGAATAATTCCGTGATTATTTTTCTGAATTTATGTTAATGCATGTTTAAACATGTGTGATCACAGCTTAATAGCAGCTATTTATTGGCGCCTATTGCGTGTCTAAAACGTATTCACCAAGGAAGTGCTGTCTTGAGTGGAATCATGATATGTTGATGATAAGTTCAACGTATTGTTAAATGTTTGCtagaattttaaacaaaacaaccgGAAGCTGTTTAGGGTCATAAAAAATACTGCCAAtggcatatttaatttaaaacgcATGACTTGCTAGGCCTATGCAATCTGCATAAGTAGCGTACACATGTTTCTTACAGGAGCCCGACATTATGTTCACCACGCGTAAGACGGCAATCGGTTTATGTGACCCATGGCAGAGCCTGAACATGGACCGACAGGTGCTCCCCAAACTCGAGACTGCCGAAATCCGACGACGGCGGATAGAACAAATGCACCACCTCAACGATCCAAAACCAAAatcgtaaatatatttatatattatacctTTACTACGACGAACAGAcagttcttttttttcaaatacatgttttgCATTTGAACGCAAACAAATAAAGTTCATACCCTTCTTTAAACAAAACTGATTTAACATTGAATAAAATTTTGCATCATGATATTAAAAAGTCAACAATTGGCGTATGTCACGGTCAGATTCTATCAAGCAGGACACTGTCAGACAGATTGTCAAATGTTCTTGTTCGTTTCGGATAATCCGGATACTTGCTAGTTGATCTAATTTTTATAGTAAATGCTTATATACCAGctttaatgtaaataattgttttatttccatcATCGCTTTCAAGTCTATCACCATTTAAGCGCTCTTGATCTTATTTTGCATGAATACAACACATAATGTGAAAAAATACACTATCACTTAATATATCCGCGTCAATCCATTTTTACTGCATTGTCTTGTTTTGATGAATGAAAAATagcaactaatacatacatgtataaacatttgTGTGATGCTCGTGGTCAACAAAAATGATTGATGAGCCTTTTGTTCACGCTTTGAATGCTTAAAATCACATAGCGTGTCTACGTGGTCAACCTTTTTTTTTATTCCCTCACTGGGTAAATTCtcataaaaatagatttttttttaacgaaCGTCATGGTAACACTTAAATATCTCAGATGACACAAAATAATGCCTTTACCAACAGagaacaaattatttgaaatgtcATGAAACTGAATTGTGCAAGTCAGTCATTTTCCCTTAACGTGTAAAGAATAATTCCTAGACGTTTATTCAGCAAGGCTTAGAAAACCTAAACATAAACCTTTCGAATGGTTCAACTGTTCGACTGTAATGTTTGTATTGCCAATGCAGCCAGCGGTGATACTGGGCTAAAATGTGAACTTATTTATGTCGAAGCCTTCAATCATGTTGCCCTTATTGTTGCTTATACCAGTGCTAGGTCCATGTCAGTCGTTATTAAAAGCGTGAACTATGTATACGTGACATATAGATAACAGATGTTGAAACAGTTTTAAATCTCTTGACATCCCGAACTATAAACCCGTTGAGGATCTGAGTCGGACGAATTCAATTGCATTAATGTAGGAATATCGGGAAAAAAAACTTACACATGCAATCGAGAAGCTGGGTTAAGATTATGCGGTCGATAGTGTATTTCAACGTAATGCGGACACATTATATGTGAACATTATGCGTCGTTGTTGTATGTGAACATTTTGCATCGTTGATGTATGTTAACATTATGCGTCCTTTATTTATGTGAACATTATGCGTCGTTGATGTATGTGAACATTATGCGTCGTTGATGTATGTGAACATTATGCGTCGTTGATTTATGTGAACATTATGCGTCGTTGATGTATGTGAACATTATGCGTCGTTGATGTATTTGAACATTATGCGTCGTTGATGTATGTGAACATTATGCGTCATTGATGTATGTAAACATTATGCGTCGTTGATGTATTTGAACATTATGCGTCGTTGACTGCATGCAATGAAAGCAACCATGTGTAAAACAGACTTACGGCACTGCCAGATGAACCATTGAAGGCTATCGGTGCCTGTAAGCCAATTTAGTATCACTAACCCTTTGTTATTCAGAGCCGGTGCCGCGAATGATAGCAGCCACAATAAGTAAGTTACCAGCCAAGCCGGTGTTCGTCTTAACTTTTCTGTATACACTTTCTCTTCTTCCTATTTCCGTTTTGATGTTACTTTTTCTATTGAATCGGTAGGTACATGTGTTACAATGGAATCGTGCTGCTGGATTTCCCTATTTCTAGACAAAAGATTGCTTTGTTGATGACCTTTGAACTTCATCTGAATCAATATAGCATCTtaaataatgaatgtactatAAGTTTCTAATGTATGTTTGCCTCTCAATGTGAAAGGTTTAGATATGGCATGCAGTACTAATATCGTGTTTTCAGTGCTTCGatgttttactaaatattttGCCTTTGAATactctaaataaaaaaaaacatgttattgaaGATGAGATAACAGTGTGAACACTTTTTGTGATaagttttttaaagatatttttatcGGTCAAGACTGTTAtttccaaatacatgtatttacatctatttcaatatattgtttaaacgcTCAATTATGAATACGATTATTCAAATTTCAGACACAGTAGAAAGAGACAAATTATTGTTACTATTCgctagtttgtttgtttttctagtTTTTTTATTTTAGCCAGATCACAACATATATCGctcgacacacattttcaaattataaaatatatgtgcTTTCAATAATTTGCTTTTTTAGTTAAACTATCACGAAGAAGATCTAGTTTTACCAACCATGTGTTTGCTAACCGATAAGTTTGTCTGCCTGGAAGTTTTCATGGTATTTTACCACTCATGaaagcaaaataaatacatacagcGGCCACATTGCTGACATGTGTATGCATATACATTAGATTATTCGTTTCCATTACAATTATTGTTGatttaaattgcatgtttttatGAAGATATTTTGTTAACAACTTAAAATTAACAACTATGCATCCCCCACCATTGCACTATAAAATATTCCAAATGCAATGcgctatatgtatatacatttgaACAAAATCTAATAAATTAGacgatattttattaaaaaatatgtataataattggTTTAACTGTGGTGTTCTATTGTGTAAAGAAACTTGTGGATACTTTTGCCTTTGCTAACGTCACAATATACCGGTAACCATTAGTAGACCGTAATTTAATCTTAGAAAGCGAAACATGTCTTTACACAACAAATTCCTTATGTCGGCcgttaataaatgtatacattttaatttattgttaattgGGCCTCTTTTAATTTGCATGCTCTTTTTTACTGTAATCGTTGATTTTGTAAGACGTACATGACTTTAAATATATAAGCTGCATGTCTTATTGTGAGTCGATATGtgaaatgtaagtgtttaacgtttTCTTTCGTAAACACATCTGTTTAGAACAGTCATCGGCACGATGGCAAACAATATTCTTTTCACACAAACCACGCAGCGTTTGAACATTATTAACTAAACATTGTTTCATCAAAAAGACGACCATTTCTCTAGTCAGTACCCATACAAACGTGTGTATTGGGCAGATCATTTCTCTAGTCAGTACCCATACAAACGTGTGTATTGAGCAGACAATTTCTCTAGTCAGTACCCATACAAACGTGTGTATTGAGCAGACCATTTCTCTAGTCAGTACCCATACAAACGTGTGTACTGAGCATGCACAGACACAGGACTATCTAGTTCCGATTTTCAGCCCGAGGGAAAAGAAACCGGAAGCGAAGCAGGGCAGCACGCGCCTCCCGAAGTTCCCTGTCATCCACCCGCCCAACTCTGAGATATCCACGAAGGAACTTGTCTATAGCGACGTGCCTATGTTGAGGTGTGTATACAATATCCACGAAGGAACTTGTCTATAGCGACGTGCCTATGTTGAGGTGTGTATACAATATCCACGAAGGAACTTGTCTATAGCGACGTGTCTATGTTGAGGTGTGTATACAATACCCACGAAGGAACTTGTCTATAGCGACGTGCCTATGTTGAGGTGTGTATACAATATCCACGAAGGAACTTGTCTATAGCGACGTGCCTATGTTGAGGTGTGTATACAATTGTAGGACATGTCGCCTCACGTCACGTAATAGGCGAGAAGTCATTGACTTTGTGTTTCTCGATTTCAGAAAGTTGAAGGTAAATTGACCAAACGAACATATTTAATTGACAACGTGATTTGTTGTCCGAAAAAATTCGGACTTTAATTACCGGTCGACTTCATTtgttagaaaatatttgaagccTTTCAAATATCTTACTTATATAGCCTTACGACTTTATTTAATAGACTTGAATTGAATATTTTACAACATTTTAATAATTCCAAACAAAGTTTGACGTAACTGACCACGTATACTCACGTAACAAAATTGTCCTTAAAATGTACAATACTATTGTATAGTAGAGCCTCGtactaggaaaactgggcttcatgcatgtgcgtgaagggtcggtccagattagcctgtgtagtccacgtaggctaatcagggacgacactttccacttttaagtaattatttctttcaatgaggtctcttcttaacgaaaatcatGAGTGGGTGTAAattgttgtacctgattagcctgtggggactacacaggctaatatgggacaacactttacgattGTGTATTAATTTAAGTTTTCCACGGACGAATTTCATTTATTCCCCAGAGACGAGCTGATCCGCTCGTTCAGTCACTTTGGAGAGGACCGGAAGAAGTCGGACTACCAGAGGACGAGGCAGGACTTCTTCCGGATGGAGCTGGATAGGTAGGGTGAACTTCCGGTTCCTGCTTGTCCAACAGAGCTGCTTATTATTGCTAGACTAGCTCGTGGTTTTGTATTAAGTGAAATGTTTCATGCAATAAAGTTACACAAGCTTACAATTCAGTTATTAGAATGGCTGAGGTGTATTTGTCGTCTTTTGCTTTCCTTTAATCTTTATAAGCCATCTTTAAATTAAATGCATCAATTTAATTAGAGGGGCTTGTATAAAACTTGTTATTTTCAATTCATACATAGAATACATAAAAgattatatcataaaaataaattcgAGTCATGCGCTAACAGTGAAAACTGATGTAAAACATGTAATCAACTTATTTTGGTTAAGTCGGACATACATGTAGTCATGACTGATCCATCTATGATTAGGCCACGTGTTACCGATTTCAGACTGGACGAGTACCACTCTAAAAGCCGGCCACACATGCGGGCCGCTTATTTCGCGTATCTCCAGAACACACCGGGGTCCAGAAAGGCAATATATGACTGTATGAAGGAAATGTCCACCCCGAGGAAGAAGAAGGAAGTCGCGCCCCAGGCAGTGGCATGAGGCTACACAACACTAACTGTTAACCTATCTGACACAGGGACGCGTAACcgttaatttaattttttattttcagtttaaCATGACAATACCATTACATTGttgacgtttttttttaataagaattatCTGCAATAACCGTGATAACAGATATTCACATTACCGGTACttccttaaagggactgtccaacagattaaatcgtcgttcgacgcgaatcgatattttgggaaactacgaggattgcttatatagctaaaaaaatacctccgcatttgacgtgagcgtggatggtggAGTGGTAAAGTCggtagacattttactccaagcttccatgactctaggggtcagtggttcgagccctgtggcggttaacgtttttttcttctttttttaaaattgtattcttattttttactggagatttttagttcaaatgtttaaatttatcaatataaagcatttaaagcagttaatgacaagctttaatacatgccaaaatctgttggacggcccctttaaaggttaCACAAAAACACCAAGGTCTACCTTCATCCAAAAAAAATACGTCGGATTTCTATTCCCGGtccaaaaaaaaacgttttctaCGTGATTAAAATTGACGTCCAAGATGTATGACATCCGACAACCGTTTCAATGTTAGAGAAAACTCATATAAAATATCGAGTTAGGGTTGTGTGGTATTTTGTCCCGGCGTGCATTTGTTACTTCGTGTAAACATTTTAAACCAGTTATTAACATACAAAACattatacatgaatattgtttcaTGAGTTGTGCATAATGTCTTACATAATGTTAATTTATCTACTATTGTTTGTGTCAGATTTATTCAATGCTAGTTTAAATGCATTCttttataaaatttgaaatgCAAATGCCTGGCCAACATCTACTTGGTCGCTTGTTTTGCTTCACTTTTCTTTCAAAACAGTTATTCGTGCAACATTTTTTGTTCGTTTAAACATCATTTAACTGAGTGAATATTAAAAGAGTGTGTATTGTTATATTAGGACTCTAAATCACACCAGTTTAATTATGAATCATGTTATAGTTtgtctctctatatatatattacttgttTAGTCAATATCAACTGTGATACAAATGCCTTTACCATTACCATATAGGGCTTTCTAAGAATACATgtgtttgttataaatatgtgcatgtgttaaatacatgtgttatatataaatatgtacaatCGTGAGCATTTAATAGACCTTCTAACAGTACCTTACTGCATTTCCGTCACGGTCCGTCATAAAACGGATACATGTCACCATAAGCCTGAAGTGTTTGGTAAGAACTTGAGTAGACATTAATCCATTCATGTATTAACTCAACTGAGATATGTGTAGTTTCTTTACAAAATGTGTCATGTTAATTGATTAACACTTAAGTGCGTAGTTGTGATTCACACTGCTATGCATCGTATTGCTGTACTGATGATTATATTCGAATCCGACTTGATTTCGGCTAGAGCACTATTCGGATAGCACGAATATTTAGTTACgtaattaaaattatatcaatCGAACAATATCACCAATACAATCGCATGGGATCAAtaaatctttatatttatttatcggGGCTCGTGTAAGGTAGCTTTTTTTCTGAATTTCAAAATATCCGAAAAGTTATATCCGAAATCAAACCAACGTTTGTCATACAACTgttgattatataaaaaataaatcatcttTACACTTAAAtgaacaaactttttttattattgccataattatcatatttaaggaTGTATGCGACTAGTATGtgcaattaagaaaaaaaacacttagaAATGTCTCCTTAAATATAGATGACCCAGTATAACGGGGTGACCAAGATGTGAAAAAGTCGGCACTGCAAAACGGCCTTTCTATATGGAACACAAACTCATATCTTATAATATTTCCACTTTAAATTTCTTATCAAATATAAAATCTACATTAATCGTCATTATAAAAATACATAGCATGCAGAATGGTTCAATGTCACGTCGACATTTTATCACATGAAATATGATTGTGAAATATTTGATCGCGCAACATAAGTGAAACTACCTTGATTTGGCGTACAGAAAAGTTAAACACAATATACTTCCATCAAAATAGTTATGCCTGACATTAAACTCAGACTGCGTGagtttatatgagccgcgttctgagaacaatgggcttagtgcatgtgggtagactgtcgtcccagattagcctgtgcagtccgcacaggctaatcagggacgacactttccgcctaaacaagatgttcggtaaggagggactaacttgaaactaaaaataccataaaagcaaaaagtgtcgtccctgattaacctgtgcggactgcacaggctaatctgggacgacactctacccacatgcattaagcccatgtACCGGATTATACGAGCATTTACCCGTATTCATTGATGCGTAGACACCCAACTACCGTTTCTTGTTGCGCCTTATGCACGTTATGCAAGTGTGTTTCTGGACATGAAGAAGACCGTAGTCGACGGTCGAGGGCTTAACTGTACCACGTACGTTGTATGGTGTATAATGCACTGTGTACCGTAATAGTCGTGTGCTCGTCCATCACATTCCTCTTTGAATACAATAACCGGTTTTGGAAGAACATCGTTTTAATATGAACACGTTCAAAATATTTGGAAACAGACCCAATGGGAAAGTTATATGAACAGTTGGGTCTATTTGTAAGATATAAGTAAACACCATAATATATCAGAAGTACTTTGCACCCTGCAATTATCTAATGCATTCAGTTTCATAGTTATAAGTGGCACAAAGTGTATCTTAAAAATGCAAATGcgatcatttacatgtaaaatattgCATACTTATAAGGACACAAAGCACACTAGCACGCACGCATTaaaaagtgcgtaaaatctggtacCATTTTCTAATGAATTAGAACAAACATGAATGCAACACGGAGCATTCCTTTCAGAAAATTAAGAGGATTTCTGCAATTACACATGCAAGCCTCTTGCTGCTTTACTCGAGTTGACCCATAGGCCACAAGCCTCAGTGGATGGTTTCAGAGAAGTGCACCACAGATTTTAAGTTAGTCTTCCGTGTCCGATATTTCCCGCTAACGATCATATAACGACATTCCTAATTTAAATGCTAAACCtgtttgtttaacccatttattcctagcgtctagaaaaaaagcattggcaaacagcgtagacccagatgagacgccgcatgatgcggcgtctcatctgcgtctgcactgtttgcttaaaggaatttctgtaagaaatattctaaatatagaaaaaaatatactagacatccctaattttggaaacagATTGATtcactttagaaggatgggagagtccactaggcattattGGATAAACTCGATTATATCGAACGTCTCTAAGAAGCTGGAGATGCTGTATGGACACTGGCGGCTCTACAGTCGGTAGAGCGCTCGGTTCATCACCGGACTGCAGGTGTAGCGGTAATAAAGCAAATGAAGGAGCACGTTACACGGCAGGAGTCCGATACGTTAACAGAACAAGACCTTGGTTTCTTTGGAAAGACCTTTAAGTGGTGAGTCGAACCAGTGCCCTCCCGTTTGCTAGGCAAACACCAAATCTCTTTAATATAATCTTAAAATCGAAGCTTGTTACTAGTGTACATCTCGAGATCCAATGTCTAAAAGAGAACTACCATATCAATCCATGCCTCGCTTTCGTTTTGTCTCCCTCGAATTTTCGGATGAAATTAAAACCGTATCACAGAAAAGGCACTTGAGGTTAAACCTCAACAGTTTCAACGTTTAAGCCCGGCGTCCCATTGGCGCTGTGCTGAACCGAATAGTTCACCGCTCTCTCCTTTGGGGCCTTGTATAACTGGTGGGCAAGTATGAACATTGTTATCGCCCCGAGCTTTAAGCATACGACTAGTAAAAAGAAGTTCCGACTGAGCTGGTCGTTGTCATAGATCCAGCACGACGCGTGATGACCGCACTTTTCCCGCCACGTGACGCACGTGCTGTCAATGATGACTCCGAATAATATTGGACCCGGA is from Dreissena polymorpha isolate Duluth1 chromosome 14, UMN_Dpol_1.0, whole genome shotgun sequence and encodes:
- the LOC127857154 gene encoding uncharacterized protein LOC127857154 isoform X3; translated protein: MEGEEQHGKKVRLNDERERGQTEANESPRAESSQQRKHPEDDDEGRHTRSTGTSTCEQRKREKDFFHAELKRLKESLRSESKKISKPKVRDFYPDVFTSLEPYYNTYTANYLINMPTLGYKEKQPQEAAKEKKEDEVEEEPDIMFTTRKTAIGLCDPWQSLNMDRQVLPKLETAEIRRRRIEQMHHLNDPKPKSAGAANDSSHNNPREKKPEAKQGSTRLPKFPVIHPPNSEISTKELVYSDVPMLRDELIRSFSHFGEDRKKSDYQRTRQDFFRMELDRLDEYHSKSRPHMRAAYFAYLQNTPGSRKAIYDCMKEMSTPRKKKEVAPQAVA